In the genome of Cercospora beticola chromosome 2, complete sequence, one region contains:
- a CDS encoding uncharacterized protein (BUSCO:EOG092613QA) — MPGPVVRARRGPLGGIKGPAVPPRKRAPAKQAASAEKKCPNKECGSTRFSEDDGKIVCLDCYTEIAENNIVAEVTFEENAGGRATVQGGTVNENSRHARTLGSSAYRKVGGGERNSLADVQNAGRKALEQLCPKLGILQQVQIQAEQIWVLAANINFSAGRRTDEVVAACLYAACRRQRDNKILLMDIAELLQINVFRLGEVYKDMCRELYITQDHSVGHQHLVELEPLIYKYCDKLQFAEKTKDVASDALKIIRRMNRDWIVSGRHPAGLCGACIILAARMNNFQRTVREVVFVSKVADVTIAKRVEEFRRTKASGLTVDEFRKYANRMVHQHNPPSFGLPDHNARKFARARARREEHMKMLELRESQMRSPSAQHIIIPDDLSEGSSRLSSVEAATPAPDQTVPVPVQHIPAAAPMVAVQGLASPAEQQSTPPPTQGDEAPNNGSLEPNAKRKRDDEAEEPPSADPESAPRVESPKRQRTTEGPEPEPSVRYDADGFAIPALPVQAVAEALRASEEPTGEKRGRGRPKKEPVQAPEVEISEEELAEEDYLETQIEEALANGEVQEMQSEVEKLKEAERIEAEHQRATALAAEQMKADSEKGRQARLARGVDYFGKAPDWQPGVILTAAELEAEFENDPEVANCILSETERKIKEQIWVAHNEDWLRKQAEKELLAKVEKANPTKKKKEGKAHKGRGKKRNTLGDGTVLTESSTPIETPADAARAMLEKRAPMKSQHVDFSALQRIYGRETPSRAGSATPSESRSQTPATREQSAGPAEDEDDGSDEGDAEIQDNPAKHVQPATWDNLDEEPAVEEEDDEDLYKMATEGHDEFGSVYGGDDDYGSGEEYD, encoded by the coding sequence ATGCCTGGTCCGGTGGTAAGAGCCCGACGTGGGCCTCTTGGAGGAATCAAAGGACCGGCAGTCCCTCCGAGAAAACGAGCCCCAGCCAAACAAGCCGCATcggcggagaagaagtgtCCCAATAAGGAGTGCGGCTCTACCAGATTcagcgaagacgatggcAAAATCGTTTGTCTCGACTGTTACACGGAGATCGCCGAGAACAACATCGTTGCTGAAGTCACCTTCGAGGAAAACGCTGGTGGGCGAGCCACTGTCCAAGGTGGCACCGTCAACGAGAACTCACGACACGCAAGAACCCTAGGGTCAAGTGCGTATCGCAAGGTTGGAGGTGGCGAACGAAACTCTCTCGCCGATGTTCAAAACGCTGGACGAAAGGCCTTGGAGCAGCTTTGTCCAAAGCTGGGCATACTGCAGCAGGTTCAGATACAAGCAGAGCAGATATGGGTGCTCGCTGCGAATATCAACTTCTCTGCTGGCCGGAGGACCGACGAAGTTGTTGCTGCTTGCCTGTATGCCGCCTGTCGACGCCAAAGGGACAATAAGATTCTCCTCATGGACATCGCCGAGCTTTTACAAATCAACGTCTTCCGCCTGGGCGAGGTCTACAAAGATATGTGCAGAGAGCTTTACATCACTCAAGATCATTCAGTCGGACATCAACATCTGGTCGAACTTGAACCTCTCATATACAAGTACTGCGACAAGCTTCAGTTTGCAGAGAAGACAAAAGACGTCGCGTCTGATGCGCTGAAGATCATTCGCAGAATGAATCGCGATTGGATTGTGTCTGGCCGTCATCCAGCTGGTCTTTGTGGTGCTtgcatcatcctcgccgccCGAATGAACAACTTCCAGCGCACAGTGCGCGAGGTTGTGTTCGTTTCTAAAGTCGCAGATGTGACAATCGCCAAACGTGTGGAGGAGTTCAGACGCACCAAGGCCTCAGGTCTGACAGTTGACGAGTTCCGCAAATATGCCAATCGCATGGTGCATCAACATAATCCTCCCTCGTTCGGTCTTCCTGATCACAATGCCAGAAAGTTTGCGAGAGCGAGAGCTCGTCGGGAGGAGCACATGAAGATGCTCGAATTGCGAGAATCGCAAATGCGGTCACCGTCTGCACAGCACATCATAATCCCCGATGACCTCAGCGAAGGTTCCTCAAGGCTGTCTTCCGTGGAGGCAGCTACTCCGGCTCCTGATCAGACTGTGCCAGTCCCAGTGCAACATATACCTGCCGCAGCGCCGATGGTCGCAGTGCAAGGCCTAGCATCTCCCGCGGAGCAGCAGTCTACGCCTCCACCGACACAGGGTGATGAAGCACCTAACAACGGATCTCTCGAACCCAATGCAAAGCGGAAGCGGGATGATGAAGCCGAAGAACCACCTTCAGCAGATCCCGAGTCAGCTCCCCGAGTAGAATCTCCAAAACGACAGCGTACGACGGAAGGACCTGAACCTGAACCAAGTGTTCGCTATGACGCTGATGGCTTCGCCATTCCGGCTCTTCCAGTGCAGGCTGTAGCAGAGGCACTACGTGCGAGTGAGGAGCCAACGGGTGAAAAGCGTGGTCGTGGACGACCGAAAAAGGAGCCAGTACAGGCTCCAGAGGTTGAGATCTCCGAGGAAGAGCTTGCAGAGGAAGACTATCTGGAAACACAAATCGAGGAGGCCCTAGCGAATGGAGAAGTGCAAGAGATGCAGAGTGAAGTCGAGAAGCTAAAGGAAGCAGAAAGGATAGAAGCCGAGCATCAACGAGCTACTGCGCTGGCTGCTGAGCAAATGAAGGCCGACAGCGAGAAAGGCAGACAGGCTCGTCTTGCCCGAGGAGTTGACTACTTTGGCAAGGCACCTGATTGGCAGCCGGGTGTTATTCTCACTGCTGCAGAGCTTGAAGCTGAATTCGAAAACGACCCCGAGGTCGCCAATTGCATTCTGTCAGAGACCGAGAGGAAGATCAAGGAACAGATTTGGGTTGCTCACAACGAAGACTGGCTCCGAAAGCAAGCCGAAAAGGAACTCCTTGCGAAAGTCGAGAAGGCCAatccgacgaagaagaagaaagaagggAAAGCGCACAAAGGTCGAGGCAAGAAGCGTAATACTTTGGGCGATGGCACGGTACTGACAGAGAGCTCGACACCAATCGAGACGCCTGCCGATGCTGCTAGGGCAatgctggagaagagagcGCCAATGAAGTCTCAGCATGTCGACTTCTCTGCTTTGCAGCGCATCTATGGCCGAGAAACCCCGTCTCGCGCCGGGTCGGCCACGCCGAGCGAAAGTCGATCGCAGACTCCAGCCACGAGAGAGCAGTCTGCTGGACctgccgaagatgaggacgacggcAGTGACGAAGGGGACGCAGAGATACAGGATAATCCTGCCAAGCACGTGCAGCCAGCCACATGGGACAACTTGGACGAGGAACCAGCtgtagaggaagaagatgatgaagatctcTACAAAATGGCCACTGAAGGACACGACGAGTTCGGCTCCGTGTACGGAGGTGATGACGATTACGGTTCTGGCGAAGAGTACGATTAA